The DNA sequence CGGCACTCGCGCTGGCGATGTGGGTGGTCGTGATCGGCGGCTGGGCGCTGCTGTCCTATGGCCGCGTCGTGCCGAACATGTTCCTGCCGACGCCCGGAACCGTGCTGCAGACGACCTATCGCATGTCCCAGGACGGCAGCCTTTTTTACCACACTTTCACCAGCGCCAAGGTGGTGATCCTGGGCTTCATCGTCTCCTCGCTGATCTCGGTGCCGCTGGGGCTGTGGATGGGGACCTATCGGGTGGTGCAGGCGCCGCTGGAGCCCTTGGTCAACTTCATCCGCTACCTCCCTGTGACCTCCTTCGTGCCCCTGTTCATCCTTTGGATCGGCATCGGTATCGAACAGCGCATAGCGGTCATCTTCTTCGGCACCTTCTTCCAGCAGCTCGTGATGATTTCCGACTGTGCGCGCAGCGTCTCCAGGGACCTGGTCAACGCCTCCTACACTTTGGGCACCAAGCGCAGCGAAGCGGTGTGGCACGTCATTTTCCCGGCCGCGCTTCCAGCCATCCTCGACACGCTTCGCGTCACCATGGGCTGGGCCTGGACCTATCTGGTCGTGGCCGAACTCGTCGCCGCGTCGAGCGGCCTCGGCTATATCAGCCTGAAGGCGATGCGAGGCTTCCAGGTCGATGTGATCTTCATGGCAATCGCCGCGATCGGGCTTCTGGGCCTTATCACCGACACGGCGTTCCGCATCATCCGGGCCAGGGTCGCGCCATGGGCATCCTGATCTTGAACGCAAGCTCGCAAACCGCAGTCGGATCAAGGGTAGCAATGAGCGAGACCATCAAGGCGAACGATCTGGCCGGCACGGCCGCGACGATCGGCGATCCGCGCTCGACCGGCACGACGATGGCCGTTGAGGACGTGACATTGCGTTACGGCGACGCCAACGGCGTGCTGGCGCTGGACGATGTGTCGCTGAAGGTGGCCAAGAACGAATTCTGCGTCATCGTCGGCCCTTCGGGATGCGGCAAATCGAGCCTGCTCTACCTTGCGGCCGGCCTCAACGACGCGACTTCAGGCAGCATCAAGGTCGATGGCAGGGAAGTGATCGAACCGGGTCCAGACAGAGGCATGGTGTTCCAGAGCTACACCTTGTTTCCCTGGCTCACCGTGCGCGCCAACATCGAGTATGGACCCAAGCGCAAAGGCCTGCCGGCGGGGCGGCGCAAGCAGATCGTCGACCAGTATCTCGACGAAGTCGGCCTCGCGCCGTTTGCCGACCACTACCCCGCCCAGCTTTCCGGCGGCATGAAGCAGCGCGTGGCGATCGCGCGCGCCCTTGCCAACGATCCGGCCGTTCTGTTGATGGATGAGCCCTTCGGCGCCCTCGACAGCCAGACGCGCGGCACCATGCAGAAACTGCTTTTGCGCGTCTGGGAGCGGCAGCAAAAGACGGTGCTGTTCGTTACTCACGATATAGACGAGGCGCTGGTCCTGGGCGATCGAGTCTTGGTGATGACGGCCCGGCCCGGCAAGATCAAGGCCGAGATCAAGGTCGACATCCCAAGGCCGCGTTCGATGGATGTGATCCTCGAACCCGAGTTCATCGCCCTCAAGCGCCGCATCCTCGGCCTCTTGCACGACGAGATCGATGAGGATCATTGAGAGCAATCTCGAGGAAACACAAACGGTCGTCGGCAGGTCGGCGTTGCCAACGCTGAACTGCCGACGATGTTGAAAGGCGGAGCGGATCGTTACCTTTCGCCGCGATACGCCGAGCCCAGGATCATCTCCGAGCACTTCTGTCCGATCATCATGCTTGGCGCGTTCGTGTTGCCGCCGATCAGCTTCGGCATGACTGACGCATCGGCGACCCGGAGACCGTCCACGCCTCGCACTTTCAGCGTCGCCGGATCAACGACCGCCATCGCGTCCGTCCCCATCTTGCAGGTTCCGACAGGGTGGTAGACGGTCAGAGCTTCGGCGCGCAGATAGGCCAGGATCTCGTCGTCGCGGCTGACATCCTTGCCCGGAAGCATTTCCTTGCCACGCACCGCATCGAACTCGGATGCGGCCAGGATCCTGCGCGCGATCTTGATGCCTTCGACAAGCACCATGGCGTCGTCCTCGTCGGCGAAGAAGCGGTGGTCGATGAGAACGTCACGGCGAGAACTGTCCCGTGACAATCTGATCTCGCCAACGCTTTTCGGCCTGAGAACGCAGGTGTGAATGGCGTAGCCGTGGCCATATTCGATGAGCCTGCCGCGATGGCTGCGATAGCCCGGCACGAAGTGGAACTGAACATCGGGAAGGCCGTTCGCGTGCCTGGTTTTGGCAAAGCCACCGGCTTCGACATAGTTGGTGGTGAGGATTCCCTTGCGGCGCGCGAAATACTGGAAAGGCGCTGCCGCGATGCGGGGCAGGTTGGCAAACGACAGGCCGAGCGTCCTGGTGCTCCTGGAGCGCACGGTGATCATGCCGTCGACATGGTCCTGCAGGTTCTTGCCGACACCGGGCAGATCGAGAATCGGCGTGATGCCGATCTGCCGCAGCTCGTCCGCGGGGCCGATGCCGGATGCCATCAGGATCTTGGGCGAGTTGATGGCCCCGGCACAGAGCACGATCTCGCGGCTGGCCGCGAGTATTTTTTGCTCGCCGTCGAGGCGCACCCGAAGGCCGGTGGCGCGCCCTTCGGCGATGACAAGGTCGACCACCTCGCATGCACTGAGCAGCGTCAGGTTCCCGCGATTGAGCACCGGACGCATGAAGGCGGTAAAGCTGCTGAAGCGCTGGCCCCGGTTCTGGGTGACGTTGTAGATGCCGAGGCCGAACTGGCTCTCGGCGTTGAAGTCGTCGTTGGCGGGCAGGCCGGCATTTTTGCCGGCCTTGACGAACATGCTGGAAAGCATGTTCGGATCGCGCGGATTGTCGACCATGAGCTCGCCGTCCGTGCCGTGATAGTGTGGGTCCTGGGCGATCAGGTTGCGCTCCAGCTTCCTGAACACCGGCAGCACGTCGCTGTAAGCCCAGCCGGCGCAGCCGAGCCCGGCCCACTCGTCATAGTCCTGCGCGGCGCCGCGAATATAGACCATCGAGTTGATCGAACTCGATCCGCCCAGCGCCTTGCCCCGGTTGACCGGAATGCGGCGGTTGTTGAGATGGGGCTGCGGCACGCCGACGAAACAATAGTCGTAGTTCGGGTTGCCATAGAGCGACAGAATGCCCGCCGGAATCCTTACCCGCGGGCTGTTGTCGCTGCCGCCTGCCTCTACCAGGCACACCCTGACCGACGGATCGGCGCTCAGCCGATTGGCCACCACGCATCCGGCCGAACCCGCGCCGACGACAATGTAATCATAGCTCTCAGTCTTCATGCCAGCCCCTCGAGAATGCCGGCTCGTGGCATTGCCGAACGGGCCGCTGCGAGGCTGCATCCTGTTCCGCAACAATTCGGTGCCGACACGTGCCCGGCTTCGCGGCCAGCTCATGCGGCGCTGCGGATCCGGCCGCTGAAACTGTAGATGCGTCCATCGGCACGAGAAATTCGGAAATGGTTACGCGTGACTTCGGAGATTCGTTATGGGCGCCCACCGGCACGTGCTGCTACTTGTGACCGCCAATGGGGAGGCGACCGGATGGCGCACGGCCTGTCCGGAACACGGCGAAATGGATCTCCCGGGGCTGCGTTTGCCGGCCGCCGGAAATCGGTTTCATCGCGTGCGGCGGGAGCTGTCGGATGGTCAGAAAAGGACTGGGCATGTCGGTTGAGACGATAGACACGCTTGTCGTTGGCGGCGGCCAGGCTGGGGTGGCCATGAGCGAGCACCTGGGCAAATGCGGGGTGCCGCATCTCGTTCTCGAACGCGGCCGCATCGCCGAGCGCTGGCGCTCGCAGCGGTGGGACTCCCTGGTTGCCAACGGCCCGGCCTGGCACGACCGCTTCCCGGGCATGGAATTTCCTGTGACAGGCCCCGATGGCTTTCCCTCCAAGGAAGAGGTCGCCGACTATTTTGTCGCTTACGCAAAGCAGATCAATGCGCCGGTCCGCTGCGGCGTCGAGGTCAGGCTTGTGCGAAGAAACATAGGGCGGCCCGGATTCCGTGTCGAGACGTCCGATGGCGTGATCGAGGCCAACAGCGTTGTCGCGGCGACCGGCCCTTTCCAGGTCCCGGTCATCCCGCCCGTCGTTCCTGCCGATGCCGGCATCCTGCAAATCCACTCCAGCGCCTACCGCAACCCGGCGCAGTTGCCGAAAGGGGCGGTGCTGGTGGTCGGCGCGGGATCCTCGGGCGTCCAGATTGCGGACGAACTCCAGCGTGCTGGCAAACGCGTCTATCTCTCGGTAGGCGCGCACGACCGCCCGCCGCGCGCCTATCGCGGCCGCGACTTCTGCTGGTGGCTGGGCGTTCTCGGCAAATGGGACCTCGAAACTCCGGGACCCGGCACGGAGCATGTCACGATCGCGGTGAGCGGTGCGCGGGGCGGAGAAACGATCGATTTTCGCCGTCTGGCGGCGCAGGGGCTTACGCTCGTTGGCATGACGAGGGCGTACCAGGACGGTGCCATGACCTTCGCGCCCGATCTTGCCAAAAACATTGCCCGCGGTGATGCCAATCTGATGGCATTGCTGGACGAGGCCGACGCCTATGTCGCGCGCAACGGTCTCGACCTTCCCGAAGAACCCGCTGCCCGCCGGATCGGTCCTGACCCGGACTGCGTGACCAATCCGATCCTCGAGCTCGATCTGACCGAAGCCGGGATAAGTTCGATCATCTGGGCGACGGGCTTTGCCGTCGATTACAGCTGGCTGAAGGTCGATGCCTTTGACGAGCAGGGCCGGCCGAGGCACCAGCGCGGCGTCTCGACCGAGCCAGGGATCTATTTCCTGGGCCTCCCCTGGCAGTCGCGAAGGGGTTCCAGCTTCATCTGGGGCGTATGGCACGATGCCAAGCACGTGGCCGACCGTATTTCGACGCAGCGCAAATATCTCGCTTATCACGCCGCCGCTAAGCGCGAGACCGTGGACGCCTGACCGCCGCCGCAAGCCCGACCTGATGGAGATCAAGATGAAGCATACCCGAATTCGTACCTTCAATACGAAGGACACTTATCCCGAGCAGAAGCTCGACAATGATCTGTGCCAGGCAGTCGTCACACGGGGTGGCCGGACGATCTATCTGCGCGGGCAGTGCCCGCAGGATCTCGACACCGCCAAGAATATCGCCAGCCACGATCCGGTCGAGCAGACCCACAAGGTGATGCAGAACATCAAGCAGCTCATCGAGGAATGCGGCGGCACCATGGAGCATCTGGTGAAAGTGGTGGTTTACATCACCGATGTCCGCCATCGCGAAGCCGTCTACCGAACGATGGGCGAATACATCAAGGGCGTCTATCCGGTTTCGACCGGC is a window from the Mesorhizobium australicum WSM2073 genome containing:
- a CDS encoding GMC family oxidoreductase is translated as MKTESYDYIVVGAGSAGCVVANRLSADPSVRVCLVEAGGSDNSPRVRIPAGILSLYGNPNYDYCFVGVPQPHLNNRRIPVNRGKALGGSSSINSMVYIRGAAQDYDEWAGLGCAGWAYSDVLPVFRKLERNLIAQDPHYHGTDGELMVDNPRDPNMLSSMFVKAGKNAGLPANDDFNAESQFGLGIYNVTQNRGQRFSSFTAFMRPVLNRGNLTLLSACEVVDLVIAEGRATGLRVRLDGEQKILAASREIVLCAGAINSPKILMASGIGPADELRQIGITPILDLPGVGKNLQDHVDGMITVRSRSTRTLGLSFANLPRIAAAPFQYFARRKGILTTNYVEAGGFAKTRHANGLPDVQFHFVPGYRSHRGRLIEYGHGYAIHTCVLRPKSVGEIRLSRDSSRRDVLIDHRFFADEDDAMVLVEGIKIARRILAASEFDAVRGKEMLPGKDVSRDDEILAYLRAEALTVYHPVGTCKMGTDAMAVVDPATLKVRGVDGLRVADASVMPKLIGGNTNAPSMMIGQKCSEMILGSAYRGER
- a CDS encoding flavin-containing monooxygenase, which gives rise to MSVETIDTLVVGGGQAGVAMSEHLGKCGVPHLVLERGRIAERWRSQRWDSLVANGPAWHDRFPGMEFPVTGPDGFPSKEEVADYFVAYAKQINAPVRCGVEVRLVRRNIGRPGFRVETSDGVIEANSVVAATGPFQVPVIPPVVPADAGILQIHSSAYRNPAQLPKGAVLVVGAGSSGVQIADELQRAGKRVYLSVGAHDRPPRAYRGRDFCWWLGVLGKWDLETPGPGTEHVTIAVSGARGGETIDFRRLAAQGLTLVGMTRAYQDGAMTFAPDLAKNIARGDANLMALLDEADAYVARNGLDLPEEPAARRIGPDPDCVTNPILELDLTEAGISSIIWATGFAVDYSWLKVDAFDEQGRPRHQRGVSTEPGIYFLGLPWQSRRGSSFIWGVWHDAKHVADRISTQRKYLAYHAAAKRETVDA
- a CDS encoding ABC transporter ATP-binding protein, which encodes MAVEDVTLRYGDANGVLALDDVSLKVAKNEFCVIVGPSGCGKSSLLYLAAGLNDATSGSIKVDGREVIEPGPDRGMVFQSYTLFPWLTVRANIEYGPKRKGLPAGRRKQIVDQYLDEVGLAPFADHYPAQLSGGMKQRVAIARALANDPAVLLMDEPFGALDSQTRGTMQKLLLRVWERQQKTVLFVTHDIDEALVLGDRVLVMTARPGKIKAEIKVDIPRPRSMDVILEPEFIALKRRILGLLHDEIDEDH
- a CDS encoding ABC transporter permease, translated to MAQRRTAWTRLTTPFANIPASTATALALAMWVVVIGGWALLSYGRVVPNMFLPTPGTVLQTTYRMSQDGSLFYHTFTSAKVVILGFIVSSLISVPLGLWMGTYRVVQAPLEPLVNFIRYLPVTSFVPLFILWIGIGIEQRIAVIFFGTFFQQLVMISDCARSVSRDLVNASYTLGTKRSEAVWHVIFPAALPAILDTLRVTMGWAWTYLVVAELVAASSGLGYISLKAMRGFQVDVIFMAIAAIGLLGLITDTAFRIIRARVAPWAS
- a CDS encoding RidA family protein — protein: MKHTRIRTFNTKDTYPEQKLDNDLCQAVVTRGGRTIYLRGQCPQDLDTAKNIASHDPVEQTHKVMQNIKQLIEECGGTMEHLVKVVVYITDVRHREAVYRTMGEYIKGVYPVSTGLVVSALARPEWLVEIDGTAVIPD